In Stieleria varia, one genomic interval encodes:
- a CDS encoding KpsF/GutQ family sugar-phosphate isomerase: MSSASSRSRESLGELSTPVVPQSLVERLRMLRETVTAEANAIAAAAKLLTADAVQAAEMTAQCDGCVVVTGVGKAGLVGQKLVATLASTGTPAHFLHPAEAVHGDLGRVRENDLVWAISNSGRSEEITRIASILRHQSSGLIAITADKENPLAAAADCVVTIGHHSECCPNGLAPTASTAVMMAVGDAIAMLVSQLKQFTPQDFAKFHPGGSLGRKLATVQQYMRPLSACRVASETATIRQAIVTRSDCGRRSGAVMLINDSGQLSGIFTDSDLARLFETGDDSATDTPIASKMTSRPHSIATGVLLNDAIARMSRHRISELPVVDTDHKPVGMLDITDLIALGEVDDTFRASVPLTRPRLSVSHATPNSSSQ, from the coding sequence GTGTCATCTGCAAGTTCGCGGTCTCGCGAATCCCTCGGCGAACTTTCCACGCCCGTGGTTCCTCAATCATTGGTGGAAAGACTGCGAATGTTGCGGGAAACCGTTACCGCAGAGGCCAATGCGATCGCCGCAGCGGCAAAACTGTTGACGGCGGACGCGGTGCAAGCCGCCGAGATGACGGCGCAGTGTGACGGATGCGTCGTGGTCACCGGGGTCGGCAAAGCAGGGTTGGTCGGCCAGAAGCTGGTGGCGACGTTGGCGAGCACGGGGACGCCGGCTCATTTTTTGCATCCCGCAGAAGCCGTCCATGGGGATTTGGGGCGTGTCCGCGAAAACGACCTCGTTTGGGCGATCTCCAATTCGGGACGCAGTGAAGAAATCACACGCATTGCATCCATTTTGCGTCATCAATCCAGCGGCTTGATCGCCATCACGGCGGATAAAGAAAATCCGCTTGCCGCCGCGGCCGACTGCGTGGTCACGATCGGTCATCATAGCGAATGCTGCCCCAACGGTTTGGCGCCGACAGCCAGCACGGCGGTGATGATGGCCGTGGGCGACGCGATTGCGATGTTGGTCAGCCAGCTCAAGCAGTTCACGCCACAGGACTTTGCAAAGTTTCATCCGGGCGGATCCCTGGGGCGAAAACTCGCGACCGTTCAACAATACATGCGTCCCCTGTCGGCATGCCGCGTTGCAAGTGAGACGGCAACCATTCGCCAAGCCATCGTCACTCGCAGCGATTGTGGACGACGCAGTGGCGCGGTGATGCTGATCAATGACAGCGGCCAACTGAGCGGAATCTTTACCGACAGCGATCTTGCTCGGCTGTTCGAAACCGGTGACGACAGCGCCACCGACACACCGATCGCGAGCAAGATGACATCGCGGCCACACAGTATCGCGACAGGTGTACTGCTCAATGATGCCATCGCCCGCATGTCGCGTCATCGAATCAGTGAGCTGCCCGTGGTGGATACGGATCACAAGCCCGTTGGGATGCTCGACATCACGGATTTGATCGCGTTGGGCGAAGTCGACGATACGTTTCGCGCCAGCGTTCCTCTGACGCGTCCGCGTCTCAGTGTTTCACACGCGACCCCCAACTCGTCATCCCAATAA
- a CDS encoding KdsC family phosphatase, whose product MPFKLQSESETALPITCILSDVDGVMTDGKIIYDAAGLETKCFHVRDGLGVKLWMQSGFQFGIITSRQSEIVRRRATELGIQHVSQGQEQKWPEAVGMMAALKCKPENVCYVGDDLPDIPVMQRVGLAVAPADAATDTRRAAQWILRSRGGEGALRELIERLLRSKQRWEEHLCH is encoded by the coding sequence ATGCCCTTCAAACTTCAGTCCGAATCAGAGACCGCTCTGCCGATCACGTGCATTCTGTCGGATGTCGACGGCGTGATGACGGATGGCAAGATCATTTATGATGCTGCCGGATTGGAGACAAAATGTTTTCATGTTCGAGACGGGTTGGGGGTCAAGCTTTGGATGCAAAGCGGATTCCAGTTTGGGATCATCACCTCTCGTCAGAGTGAGATCGTGCGTCGACGCGCGACCGAGTTGGGGATCCAGCACGTCAGCCAAGGCCAAGAACAGAAGTGGCCCGAGGCCGTGGGGATGATGGCGGCGCTAAAGTGCAAGCCAGAAAACGTTTGCTATGTGGGCGACGATTTGCCGGACATTCCCGTCATGCAACGCGTCGGACTGGCGGTCGCCCCCGCCGATGCGGCAACGGATACGCGTCGTGCCGCCCAATGGATTCTACGCAGTCGTGGCGGCGAAGGAGCCCTGAGAGAGTTAATCGAGCGACTGCTGCGCAGCAAGCAACGTTGGGAGGAACATCTCTGCCATTGA
- a CDS encoding DJ-1/PfpI family protein codes for MNKVLIVIGDATELLDTMYPYYRLQEAGFEPVVTAPEKRRYQLVLHEIKPGWTITKEWEGYTLECDVPFSEVNESEYAGIMFSGGRAPEYIRYDKDLVRITKHFFAEGKPIASVCHGVEIPAYADCVRGRRMATVPKCQFDLEVCGGIFVNEPCVIDGNLFSGRTFHDNGAYVGPWIEMLLANQRIS; via the coding sequence ATGAACAAAGTCTTGATTGTTATCGGCGACGCAACCGAATTGCTCGACACGATGTATCCCTACTATCGACTGCAAGAAGCCGGTTTTGAGCCCGTGGTGACGGCACCCGAAAAACGTCGCTACCAACTCGTCTTGCACGAAATCAAACCGGGGTGGACGATCACCAAGGAGTGGGAAGGGTACACGCTGGAGTGTGACGTTCCGTTCAGTGAAGTCAACGAGTCCGAGTACGCCGGGATCATGTTCTCCGGCGGTCGCGCGCCCGAGTACATCCGCTACGACAAAGACCTCGTGCGGATCACCAAGCATTTCTTTGCCGAAGGAAAGCCGATCGCAAGTGTGTGTCACGGGGTCGAAATCCCCGCCTACGCAGATTGTGTTCGCGGTCGGCGGATGGCGACGGTCCCGAAGTGCCAATTTGACTTGGAAGTCTGTGGCGGAATCTTCGTCAACGAACCCTGCGTCATCGACGGAAACCTGTTCAGCGGACGAACGTTCCACGACAACGGCGCATACGTCGGCCCCTGGATCGAAATGCTGTTGGCTAACCAACGCATCTCGTAG
- a CDS encoding diadenylate cyclase: MPTTNGHLLSGDLLDQVRVADLLDIGIVAVLLYVVLVWLRNRASRTLGLVSTGLVLLFLLARWLDLYLTTMFFHYGLVGIALAIVVVFQQDIRHGFERLASFRLFRQHSPNDSRRRLVETITEVADEMAQKRIGALIVFPGREPLDRHIHGGVSVDAKISLPLLLSIFHPKSPGHDGAVLIESDRIMTLGMHLPLTTQVERVHDCGTRHAAALGLAERCDALVVAVSEERGTITVAQDAEMTEVDPADLADHLRRYFDTQDGSFDAKGERRLSDWATGLAALSAATALWFAFAYHTDIVQRTFAVPIEFRNIPPDYEIAEPKPNFAEATLSGPEPTFAMLDPTRLAVSLEIREEQGKTIFRWFTADSLTNLPEDLRIESTVPAEIVVSLRPKLDESQ; the protein is encoded by the coding sequence ATGCCGACAACAAACGGACACTTGCTCAGTGGCGACTTGCTCGATCAAGTTCGCGTTGCAGACCTGCTGGACATCGGTATCGTTGCTGTACTGCTGTATGTGGTTCTTGTCTGGCTGAGGAATCGAGCATCGAGAACTCTCGGGCTTGTTTCGACTGGACTTGTACTTCTATTCTTGCTTGCCCGCTGGCTTGATCTGTACCTGACCACGATGTTTTTTCACTATGGGTTGGTCGGTATCGCATTGGCGATCGTTGTTGTATTTCAACAAGACATTCGGCACGGGTTCGAGCGGTTGGCTTCTTTTCGTTTGTTTCGTCAGCACTCGCCCAACGACTCACGAAGGCGACTGGTCGAGACGATTACCGAAGTAGCCGATGAAATGGCTCAGAAGCGGATTGGAGCGTTAATCGTCTTTCCAGGACGTGAGCCGCTCGATCGCCATATTCACGGTGGCGTTTCGGTCGATGCGAAGATCAGTCTGCCGTTGCTATTGAGCATCTTTCATCCCAAGTCACCAGGGCACGATGGTGCGGTATTGATTGAGAGTGATCGCATCATGACCCTTGGCATGCATCTACCTTTGACGACCCAGGTCGAAAGAGTACACGACTGCGGAACCCGTCACGCTGCCGCGTTGGGATTGGCGGAACGCTGCGACGCGTTGGTCGTCGCAGTCTCCGAAGAACGAGGCACGATTACTGTCGCCCAGGACGCTGAGATGACCGAGGTCGATCCCGCTGATCTGGCCGATCACCTGCGACGCTACTTTGATACTCAAGACGGTTCCTTCGATGCCAAAGGCGAACGCCGACTATCGGATTGGGCGACCGGTCTTGCTGCGTTGTCGGCAGCCACCGCACTTTGGTTCGCATTCGCCTATCACACAGATATCGTCCAACGAACATTCGCGGTACCCATCGAGTTCCGCAATATACCCCCAGATTATGAAATCGCCGAACCCAAACCAAACTTCGCCGAAGCCACTCTCTCAGGACCCGAGCCGACATTCGCAATGCTCGATCCGACAAGGCTTGCCGTCTCGCTTGAGATCAGGGAAGAGCAAGGCAAGACCATTTTCCGCTGGTTCACCGCGGATAGTCTTACCAACCTCCCAGAAGACCTACGAATTGAGAGTACCGTACCCGCTGAGATTGTGGTTTCACTGCGACCAAAACTTGATGAGTCACAGTAG
- a CDS encoding Gfo/Idh/MocA family protein produces the protein MSSEGSRRQFLGSAASLSAGMTLASLGVGALNSGSGDRATAAEPNEKPAARVERLGIGAIGMRYQGSVITEKARLYGDVVAIADIDRHVREQARASFGSTPRIFEDYQDLLARKDVDVVLIATPDHWHTKMLIDAVRAGKDVYCEKPLTLTIDEGKVLRDTIGDTKQVVQVGTWQRSDHLFRLAVEMVRQGRVGKLQRVTCATDKNPTGGPFQTAPVPGNLNWNLWQGQTPDVPYIPERCHYTFRWWQEYSGGKMTDWGAHHIDIAQWAIDSLPVHIDGIAKYPNVQNGYNVATDFGATIQYANGVELRIMDEGRNGIMFEGDQGRIFVNRGVISGAPVEQLADNPLPRGSFGVYQDDNLERPERTGKLDAIINHMGNFFDCIDTRRKTISDIEGQHRSVSTCHLANISMKLGRPLKWDPSKEVFVGDDEANGHLKREQRSGFETV, from the coding sequence ATGTCGTCTGAAGGTTCGCGTCGTCAATTTCTCGGCTCCGCCGCTTCCCTTTCCGCAGGCATGACCCTTGCCTCTCTAGGGGTCGGTGCATTGAACTCAGGTTCCGGCGACCGCGCCACTGCCGCCGAACCGAACGAAAAGCCCGCCGCTCGGGTGGAGCGTTTGGGAATCGGCGCGATCGGCATGCGGTACCAGGGCAGCGTGATCACCGAGAAAGCTCGATTGTACGGCGACGTGGTGGCGATCGCCGACATCGACCGTCACGTGAGAGAACAAGCGCGAGCGAGTTTTGGCAGCACCCCACGCATCTTTGAAGACTACCAGGATTTGCTGGCACGCAAGGATGTTGACGTGGTCCTGATCGCCACTCCTGATCATTGGCATACCAAAATGCTGATCGATGCGGTTCGCGCAGGCAAAGACGTCTACTGCGAAAAACCGCTGACCCTGACGATCGACGAAGGCAAGGTGCTGCGTGACACCATCGGCGATACAAAGCAGGTCGTTCAAGTCGGCACGTGGCAACGCAGCGACCACCTCTTTCGCTTGGCCGTCGAGATGGTTCGCCAAGGACGCGTCGGCAAACTGCAACGGGTGACCTGCGCGACCGACAAAAACCCGACCGGTGGCCCCTTCCAAACCGCCCCGGTCCCCGGCAACCTCAACTGGAATCTTTGGCAAGGACAAACGCCTGACGTGCCCTACATTCCCGAGCGATGCCATTACACCTTTCGCTGGTGGCAGGAATACTCTGGCGGAAAGATGACCGACTGGGGAGCACACCATATCGACATCGCCCAATGGGCCATCGATAGCTTGCCCGTCCACATCGATGGGATCGCCAAGTATCCCAACGTCCAAAACGGGTACAACGTCGCAACCGACTTCGGCGCAACGATCCAGTACGCCAACGGAGTCGAGCTACGCATCATGGACGAAGGACGCAATGGGATCATGTTCGAGGGAGACCAGGGCCGGATCTTTGTCAATCGCGGGGTGATCTCCGGTGCGCCCGTCGAGCAACTGGCCGACAATCCGTTGCCACGCGGGTCGTTTGGTGTCTACCAAGATGACAACTTGGAACGCCCCGAACGGACGGGAAAACTGGACGCCATCATCAATCACATGGGCAACTTCTTTGACTGCATCGATACCCGTCGAAAAACGATCTCGGACATCGAAGGACAGCATCGCAGCGTCAGCACTTGTCACCTAGCCAACATTTCCATGAAACTGGGACGCCCGCTGAAATGGGACCCCAGCAAAGAAGTGTTCGTGGGGGACGACGAAGCCAACGGGCACCTCAAGCGTGAGCAGCGTTCCGGTTTCGAGACGGTGTAG
- a CDS encoding HAD family hydrolase, which translates to MRYHVLAADYDGTLAKDGHVEDSTVDALRRLRDSGRKLILVTGRRLEPVLDLFSDVSLFNRIVAENGALLFDPSTGEETLLAEPPPPGIENELRRRGVDRLETGRCIVATWQPFETIALDVIREFAIDWQIIFNKDAVMLLPSGVNKASGLARALDQLGYSPQNVVAVGDAENDEAMMRSCGIAAAVDNALSRVKEMADLVTSSARGKGVEELIEMMLDSDLSQLRDRPERRLVFGSMLDGKPFSIPGYGDSVLVTGGPGGGKSKLAISVMESLTRRGEQCCVVDPEGDYRGLDGSIALGTADRPPAVEEVVGVLEQPDDHCVVSFFGIKKNDRPEYFNRLFRALAELRSRTGRPHWIIVDEAHYAAPKDWQPARMWSGDELAGIIFITAYHDQISTAVLEHVDWIISIAEKPDDAIRQCCELMKETLPKFHPPEDHRPHRALAWRRGDERPVWFSRLAPRTDGQRHQHSYYDGEMDQELQFVFRGADKQLSLATANLKEFIKTAEGVDEATWLHHLHQHDYSTWFRDIIKDVELAAEIEDIEHTQDLSAKKSRELIVGHIHDRFKPQW; encoded by the coding sequence ATGCGCTACCACGTTCTCGCTGCGGACTATGATGGCACGCTCGCTAAAGATGGACACGTTGAAGACTCCACCGTTGACGCCCTTCGCCGACTACGCGACTCAGGACGCAAGCTGATCTTGGTGACAGGTAGACGACTCGAACCCGTCCTCGATCTGTTCTCCGATGTTTCTTTGTTCAATCGTATCGTTGCCGAGAACGGTGCTCTGCTGTTCGATCCATCGACTGGTGAAGAAACCTTACTCGCCGAACCGCCACCACCCGGTATTGAGAACGAGCTGCGCCGCCGAGGAGTAGATCGTTTGGAGACCGGCCGATGCATCGTGGCGACCTGGCAGCCTTTTGAGACGATCGCGTTGGACGTGATTCGCGAATTCGCAATTGACTGGCAGATCATCTTTAATAAAGACGCAGTGATGTTATTGCCCAGCGGTGTGAACAAAGCGTCTGGTTTGGCACGAGCTTTGGACCAGCTGGGCTATTCGCCGCAAAACGTTGTCGCAGTCGGTGATGCAGAGAACGACGAGGCAATGATGCGGTCGTGCGGCATTGCAGCTGCGGTCGACAATGCGTTATCCCGAGTAAAGGAGATGGCCGATCTGGTGACCAGCAGTGCTCGCGGCAAAGGTGTCGAGGAACTGATCGAGATGATGCTAGACAGTGATCTTTCTCAGCTTCGCGATCGCCCCGAGCGTCGATTGGTTTTCGGAAGCATGCTCGATGGAAAGCCGTTTTCGATACCCGGTTACGGCGATAGTGTCTTGGTGACTGGCGGACCAGGTGGCGGCAAGAGCAAGCTGGCTATCAGCGTCATGGAGTCACTGACCCGCCGAGGTGAGCAATGCTGTGTCGTCGATCCAGAAGGCGACTACCGCGGATTGGATGGCTCGATCGCACTGGGGACTGCCGATCGTCCGCCGGCAGTCGAAGAAGTGGTGGGTGTGCTTGAACAGCCCGACGACCACTGCGTCGTCAGTTTCTTTGGAATCAAAAAGAATGACCGGCCAGAGTACTTCAATCGTCTCTTTCGCGCTTTAGCGGAGTTGCGAAGTCGTACCGGCCGGCCGCACTGGATCATTGTTGACGAAGCGCATTATGCCGCGCCGAAAGATTGGCAACCGGCAAGAATGTGGAGTGGCGACGAACTGGCCGGAATCATTTTTATCACCGCATACCATGATCAGATCTCAACGGCGGTGCTGGAACACGTCGATTGGATCATTTCCATCGCCGAGAAACCCGATGACGCGATCCGTCAATGTTGTGAACTGATGAAAGAGACTCTTCCCAAATTTCATCCGCCCGAAGATCATCGTCCGCATCGTGCCTTGGCTTGGCGACGAGGTGACGAGCGGCCAGTTTGGTTCAGCCGACTGGCACCACGAACCGATGGCCAACGACATCAACACAGCTACTACGACGGCGAGATGGACCAGGAGCTGCAGTTCGTTTTTCGTGGTGCTGACAAACAACTCTCGCTTGCGACCGCCAACTTGAAGGAGTTTATCAAAACAGCCGAAGGCGTCGATGAAGCAACATGGCTGCACCATCTTCACCAGCATGACTACTCGACTTGGTTCCGAGACATCATCAAGGATGTGGAGCTGGCGGCGGAGATTGAGGACATCGAGCATACGCAGGATTTATCAGCCAAGAAAAGTCGGGAATTGATAGTCGGGCATATCCATGATCGCTTCAAGCCACAATGGTGA